The proteins below are encoded in one region of Parvicella tangerina:
- a CDS encoding thioredoxin family protein yields MYTELQEDNLGEVIKEKQNVLVQFSAGWCGNCRIMKPKFKRFAGEHEDFEFVVVDAEKFPNSRGLAKVDNLPTFAAFKGGDFVNQIQTNKAESLKDFIHETTSN; encoded by the coding sequence ATGTATACGGAGTTACAAGAAGACAACCTCGGTGAGGTAATCAAAGAAAAGCAGAATGTCTTAGTGCAATTTTCAGCGGGATGGTGCGGAAACTGCAGGATTATGAAGCCTAAGTTCAAGCGATTTGCTGGAGAACATGAAGATTTTGAATTTGTCGTTGTAGACGCTGAAAAGTTTCCCAATTCTAGAGGCTTGGCTAAAGTAGATAACTTACCCACTTTCGCAGCATTCAAAGGTGGAGACTTTGTTAATCAGATTCAAACGAATAAAGCAGAATCATTAAAAGATTTTATACATGAAACTACCAGTAATTAA